The Candidatus Eisenbacteria bacterium genome includes a region encoding these proteins:
- a CDS encoding 4Fe-4S binding protein — protein sequence MPKVAGKVEINQSRCKGCELCVSVCPLGVLGMSEDFGPLGYHPAVAVNMDACNGCTLCALICPDMAIEVFKE from the coding sequence ATGCCAAAAGTAGCAGGGAAAGTCGAGATCAACCAGTCAAGATGCAAGGGCTGTGAGCTTTGCGTCTCTGTGTGCCCTCTCGGGGTCCTCGGGATGTCAGAAGACTTCGGCCCGCTGGGATATCACCCTGCCGTTGCGGTAAACATGGACGCATGCAATGGCTGCACACTGTGCGCTCTGATTTGCCCGGACATGGCGATAGAGGTCTTTAAGGAGTAA
- a CDS encoding phosphoribosyltransferase family protein — protein sequence MSERRAVTYPERVACAENTHKPYRAKAVFVAGGEILSLVHAFKYRRHRFLGDAMGKLMSLSLHDSSLLRRDSVLLPVPLHRTRMRERTFNQSEILAGKVAETAGIPVIAGALERKRLTMSQAELPAERRWLNVRDSFTVKMGSLVEGRDIILVDDVVTTGATVSSCAGVLEDAGAKSVSVLGFVVA from the coding sequence ATGTCAGAAAGGAGAGCTGTTACATACCCTGAGAGGGTCGCTTGCGCGGAGAACACACACAAGCCGTACAGGGCAAAAGCGGTATTCGTTGCAGGAGGCGAGATCCTTTCTCTTGTACATGCTTTCAAGTACAGAAGACACAGGTTCCTGGGAGACGCGATGGGAAAGCTGATGTCTCTCTCTCTTCACGACTCTTCACTGCTTAGAAGAGACTCGGTGCTTCTTCCGGTCCCTTTGCACCGGACCAGAATGAGAGAGCGTACATTCAATCAAAGCGAAATCCTTGCCGGGAAAGTTGCAGAAACGGCCGGCATACCCGTCATCGCCGGCGCACTTGAAAGGAAAAGACTGACTATGTCCCAGGCAGAGCTTCCCGCAGAAAGAAGATGGCTCAACGTTAGAGATTCCTTTACGGTGAAGATGGGATCCCTGGTTGAAGGAAGAGACATCATATTGGTGGATGACGTGGTCACTACGGGTGCGACTGTCTCATCTTGCGCAGGGGTACTGGAAGACGCTGGAGCGAAAAGCGTAAGCGTCCTCGGTTTTGTGGTTGCCTGA
- the aroE gene encoding shikimate dehydrogenase: MNWAGTGEKTSLLGILGFPLIGSLSPAFQNEGLRFLGLDYVYVPFSVKPPLLRQAIAGLKALGSKGFNVAAPFKMCCIPFLDGLSHEARECGAVNTVVKRGNKFVGYNTEGKGFLRSLDEARFDLGGKNIVVMGGGGAARAISFSVLKRKPCGLTVLTRKSEAVKKWLHPAKVVSVMSYGDRRVGSVLSETDLLVNATVVGMSDAGRMLVDLSLLKKGAVVFDIIFSPSHTRFLKKAREGGFETLNGLSMLLWQGVFSFELWTGGRAPVEKMRDALARASREAVP, translated from the coding sequence GTGAATTGGGCAGGGACAGGTGAGAAGACATCTCTTCTGGGCATATTAGGATTTCCTTTGATCGGGTCTCTTTCCCCGGCCTTTCAGAACGAGGGTCTGAGGTTTCTGGGGCTTGACTATGTGTATGTGCCTTTTTCAGTGAAACCGCCCCTCCTCAGACAGGCTATCGCAGGTCTCAAGGCGCTGGGCTCAAAGGGCTTCAATGTGGCAGCGCCGTTCAAGATGTGCTGCATACCGTTCCTGGACGGACTCTCGCATGAGGCCAGGGAATGCGGAGCCGTGAATACTGTCGTAAAAAGAGGAAACAAGTTCGTCGGCTACAATACCGAGGGGAAAGGGTTCCTCAGATCGCTTGACGAAGCCCGTTTTGACCTGGGAGGGAAGAACATTGTCGTGATGGGAGGTGGGGGGGCAGCAAGAGCGATTTCCTTTTCAGTGTTGAAGAGAAAGCCATGCGGTCTCACGGTGCTCACCAGGAAATCCGAAGCGGTGAAGAAGTGGCTGCATCCGGCTAAGGTAGTATCCGTAATGTCCTATGGCGACAGGCGGGTTGGCTCTGTGCTTTCCGAGACAGACCTCCTTGTTAATGCAACAGTGGTCGGAATGTCGGATGCTGGCCGCATGCTTGTGGACCTTTCCCTTTTGAAGAAGGGGGCGGTGGTTTTTGACATAATCTTCTCGCCTTCACACACCAGATTCTTGAAGAAGGCCAGGGAAGGAGGATTTGAGACACTGAATGGGTTGTCCATGCTGCTGTGGCAGGGGGTCTTTTCATTTGAGCTCTGGACAGGTGGAAGAGCTCCCGTCGAGAAGATGAGAGACGCGCTCGCAAGGGCGTCGAGAGAAGCAGTTCCGTGA
- the lgt gene encoding prolipoprotein diacylglyceryl transferase codes for MHPVILSIGPLEIKAYGLMLAIAFWIAILIAPRELRRKGIDSEVVPSISLIVIISSLVGGRVAFVLSHLAEYRRAPLDILKVWEGGLTFYGGFLLAVVVGLAYLRRKRVPLLRFCDAVTPALALGEGITRIGCFVNGCCFGVPTTLPWSVVFPKGSYADYQFGQVAVHPSQLYSSGAGFLIFILVILLRRRVKRDGSLFMCLVFLDSCARILIDCTRFYEVGSNFGRMIPYALLVVSAAFLVQGFLRRERGAAVTVPETEQ; via the coding sequence TTGCACCCGGTTATCCTGTCAATAGGACCGCTTGAGATCAAGGCCTACGGGCTGATGCTGGCAATAGCTTTCTGGATTGCAATTCTGATTGCTCCAAGAGAGCTGAGAAGAAAGGGCATTGACAGCGAGGTGGTGCCGAGCATTTCGTTGATTGTAATTATCTCTTCCCTTGTCGGAGGGAGAGTGGCATTCGTTTTGTCTCACCTGGCGGAGTACAGGAGGGCTCCTCTGGATATTCTCAAAGTCTGGGAGGGAGGCCTCACTTTCTATGGCGGATTCCTGCTGGCGGTTGTTGTCGGTCTTGCGTACCTCAGAAGGAAAAGAGTGCCCCTCCTCCGGTTCTGCGATGCAGTGACTCCGGCCCTTGCCCTCGGGGAAGGGATAACGAGAATAGGCTGTTTTGTTAACGGATGCTGTTTCGGAGTGCCGACAACCCTTCCATGGAGTGTAGTGTTCCCCAAAGGCTCATACGCGGATTATCAGTTCGGACAAGTCGCCGTTCACCCGTCGCAGCTTTATTCCAGCGGTGCGGGGTTTCTAATCTTCATCCTTGTCATTCTTCTTAGAAGGAGAGTGAAAAGAGACGGTTCTCTCTTCATGTGCCTGGTTTTCCTGGATTCATGTGCAAGGATTCTCATCGACTGTACCAGATTCTATGAGGTCGGTTCGAACTTCGGAAGAATGATTCCTTATGCGCTGCTCGTCGTCTCTGCCGCCTTTCTTGTGCAAGGATTCCTGAGAAGGGAGCGTGGAGCCGCAGTGACAGTGCCGGAGACAGAACAGTGA